The Flavobacterium sp. HJ-32-4 genome contains a region encoding:
- the rpsJ gene encoding 30S ribosomal protein S10, whose amino-acid sequence MSQKIRIKLKSYDHMLVDKSSEKIVKTVKSTGAVVTGPIPLPTNKKIFTVLRSPHVNKKSREQFEVMSYKRLIDIYSSSSKTIDALMKLELPSGVEVEIKV is encoded by the coding sequence ATGAGTCAGAAAATCAGAATAAAACTGAAATCGTACGATCACATGCTCGTCGACAAATCGTCCGAGAAGATCGTAAAAACGGTTAAGAGTACCGGAGCTGTGGTTACAGGCCCTATTCCGTTGCCGACCAACAAAAAGATCTTTACCGTGTTGCGTTCGCCGCACGTTAATAAGAAGTCACGTGAGCAGTTTGAAGTGATGTCTTACAAAAGACTGATCGACATCTATTCATCGTCTTCTAAAACCATCGACGCGCTTATGAAGCTCGAGCTTCCAAGCGGTGTTGAGGTAGAGATCAAAGTGTGA
- the rplC gene encoding 50S ribosomal protein L3 yields the protein MSGLIGRKIGMTSIFDENGKNIPCTVIEAGPCVVTQVRTNEVDGYEALQLGFDDKTDKHSSKAAVGHFKKAGTVAKKKVVEFQDFATEQKLGDVIDVSIFEEGEFVDVQGVSKGKGFQGVVKRHGFGGVGQTTHGQHNRLRAPGSVGASSYPSRVFKGMRMAGRMGGVNVKVQNLKVLKVVADKNLLVVKGCVPGHKNAYVIIQK from the coding sequence ATGTCTGGGTTAATTGGTAGAAAAATCGGCATGACCAGCATCTTCGACGAGAACGGAAAGAACATTCCGTGCACCGTCATCGAGGCAGGTCCATGCGTGGTTACCCAAGTCAGAACCAATGAGGTCGACGGGTATGAAGCGTTGCAACTTGGTTTCGATGACAAGACTGACAAACATTCCAGCAAAGCGGCCGTAGGTCACTTCAAAAAAGCGGGAACTGTTGCCAAGAAAAAAGTCGTCGAATTCCAGGATTTTGCAACTGAACAGAAATTAGGAGATGTCATCGATGTTTCCATTTTCGAAGAAGGTGAATTTGTGGACGTACAAGGTGTGTCCAAAGGAAAAGGCTTCCAGGGTGTTGTAAAGCGTCACGGCTTCGGCGGTGTCGGACAAACAACACACGGTCAGCACAACCGTCTCCGTGCTCCGGGTTCGGTAGGTGCGTCGTCCTATCCATCCCGCGTATTCAAAGGAATGCGTATGGCGGGCCGTATGGGTGGCGTCAATGTGAAAGTTCAAAACCTGAAAGTGTTGAAAGTGGTGGCCGACAAGAACCTTCTTGTGGTTAAAGGGTGTGTTCCCGGACACAAAAACGCTTACGTAATCATTCAGAAGTAA
- the rplD gene encoding 50S ribosomal protein L4: MEAKVVDINGKETGRTIQLDASVFGIEPNNHAVYLDVKQYLANQRQGTHKAKERAEVTGSTRKIKKQKGTGTARAGSVKSPVFKGGGTIFGPRPRSYSFKLNKNLKRLARKSAFSIKAKESNLIVLEDFTFETPSTKNFTNVLKALGLENKKSLFVLGGENKNVYLSSRNLERSSVVTNSELSTYAILNANNIVLTEGSLEGIVENLSK; this comes from the coding sequence ATGGAAGCAAAAGTAGTAGATATCAACGGAAAAGAGACCGGACGCACCATTCAACTGGATGCTTCTGTGTTCGGCATCGAGCCGAATAACCATGCGGTTTACCTCGACGTGAAGCAATACCTTGCCAACCAACGTCAGGGAACCCACAAAGCGAAAGAGCGTGCTGAAGTCACGGGCTCTACGCGCAAGATCAAAAAACAAAAAGGTACCGGTACTGCCCGTGCAGGTTCGGTTAAGAGCCCGGTATTCAAAGGCGGTGGTACTATCTTCGGTCCACGTCCGCGTAGTTACTCGTTCAAGCTCAATAAAAACCTGAAGCGTTTGGCACGTAAGTCGGCGTTCTCTATCAAAGCGAAAGAGTCGAACCTGATCGTTCTTGAAGACTTCACCTTTGAGACGCCAAGCACGAAGAACTTCACTAACGTATTGAAAGCGTTAGGATTGGAGAACAAAAAGTCGCTGTTCGTACTGGGTGGCGAAAACAAAAACGTATATTTGTCGTCCCGTAACCTTGAGCGTTCAAGCGTTGTAACCAATTCAGAGCTAAGTACTTATGCTATCCTGAACGCGAACAACATCGTCCTGACTGAAGGTTCACTGGAAGGAATTGTTGAAAACCTTAGCAAATAA
- the rplW gene encoding 50S ribosomal protein L23 codes for MSTIIKPIVTEKVTKEGEASNRFGFVVDRKANKIQIKKAVEAAYGVTVVAVNTMNVRPDRSVKYTKSGLISAKTNAYKKAIVQVKEGETIDFYNNI; via the coding sequence ATGAGCACTATCATTAAACCCATCGTAACGGAGAAAGTGACCAAAGAGGGGGAGGCTTCCAACCGCTTCGGTTTCGTAGTTGACCGCAAGGCCAACAAAATCCAGATCAAGAAGGCTGTTGAGGCTGCATATGGCGTAACTGTCGTAGCCGTCAACACCATGAACGTCCGTCCTGACCGTTCTGTGAAGTACACCAAAAGTGGACTGATCAGCGCCAAAACGAATGCTTACAAAAAAGCAATCGTCCAGGTGAAGGAAGGGGAAACGATCGACTTTTATAACAATATCTAA
- the rplB gene encoding 50S ribosomal protein L2, whose protein sequence is MSVRKLKPITPGQRFRVVNSFDTITTDKPERSLLAPIKNSGGRNSQGKMTMRYTGGGHKKRYRMIDFQRAKAGVPATVKSIEYDPNRTAFIALLYYADGAKTYVIAQNGLKVGQTVVSGETAAPEIGNTLPLSKIPLGTVISCIELRPGQGAVIARSAGTFAQLMARDGKYATIKMPSGETRLILLTCSATIGAVSNSDHQLVVSGKAGRSRWLGRRPRTRAVAMNPVDHPMGGGEGRSSGGHPRSRKGLPAKGYRTRAKANPSNKYIVERRKK, encoded by the coding sequence ATGTCAGTTAGAAAATTAAAACCTATTACCCCGGGTCAGCGATTTAGAGTCGTGAATAGCTTTGACACTATCACGACTGATAAGCCGGAACGCTCTTTGTTAGCGCCGATAAAAAACTCAGGAGGTAGAAATAGTCAAGGAAAGATGACCATGCGTTACACAGGCGGTGGTCACAAGAAAAGGTATCGGATGATCGATTTCCAACGTGCAAAAGCAGGCGTTCCTGCCACGGTGAAATCAATCGAGTATGATCCGAACCGTACTGCGTTCATCGCGCTTCTGTATTATGCAGATGGAGCTAAAACGTATGTTATTGCGCAAAACGGGTTGAAAGTTGGCCAGACTGTCGTGTCAGGCGAAACAGCAGCCCCAGAGATTGGAAACACCCTTCCATTGAGCAAAATTCCGCTCGGAACCGTGATTTCCTGTATCGAACTTCGTCCTGGACAGGGTGCGGTCATTGCCCGCTCTGCCGGTACATTCGCCCAGTTGATGGCCCGTGACGGTAAGTATGCGACCATCAAGATGCCTTCGGGTGAGACACGCCTGATCCTGCTGACCTGTTCGGCTACGATCGGTGCCGTTTCGAACTCGGATCACCAGTTGGTAGTTTCCGGTAAAGCCGGTCGCTCACGCTGGTTGGGCCGTCGTCCTCGTACCCGTGCCGTAGCGATGAACCCTGTCGATCACCCGATGGGTGGTGGTGAAGGACGTTCTTCGGGCGGTCACCCACGTTCACGTAAAGGTCTTCCGGCTAAAGGATACCGTACACGTGCGAAGGCGAATCCGAGCAATAAGTACATTGTAGAACGCAGAAAGAAATAA
- the rpsS gene encoding 30S ribosomal protein S19, producing MARSLKKGPYVHYKLEKKVQENTNKAVIKTWSRASMITPDFVGHTIAVHNGRQFVPVYVTENMVGHKLGEFSPTRSFRGHAGAKNKGKK from the coding sequence ATGGCACGTTCATTAAAGAAAGGACCTTACGTTCACTATAAACTGGAGAAGAAGGTTCAGGAAAATACAAACAAGGCGGTCATCAAGACCTGGTCACGGGCTTCCATGATCACGCCTGATTTCGTAGGCCACACCATCGCTGTCCACAACGGACGCCAGTTCGTACCGGTATATGTTACCGAGAACATGGTAGGGCATAAGTTAGGAGAATTTTCGCCGACACGGTCTTTCCGTGGTCACGCGGGTGCAAAAAATAAAGGAAAAAAATAA
- the rplV gene encoding 50S ribosomal protein L22, producing the protein MGVRKRERAEAIKEANKQVAFAKLNNCPTSPRKMRLVADLVRGQKVERALAILKFSSKDASRKLEKLMLSVIANWQAKNPDASIEEAGLFVKEIRVDGGMMLKRLRPAPQGRAHRIRKRSNHVTVVLGQSDNTQSNS; encoded by the coding sequence ATGGGAGTTCGTAAAAGAGAAAGAGCCGAAGCCATCAAAGAGGCTAACAAGCAGGTGGCGTTCGCAAAACTGAATAACTGCCCTACTTCGCCTAGAAAAATGCGCCTGGTAGCGGACTTGGTGAGAGGTCAAAAAGTAGAAAGAGCTTTGGCAATCCTAAAGTTCTCATCGAAAGATGCTTCTCGTAAATTGGAAAAACTGATGCTGTCGGTTATTGCCAACTGGCAAGCTAAAAACCCGGATGCATCCATCGAAGAGGCTGGCCTTTTCGTAAAGGAAATCCGCGTAGACGGAGGTATGATGCTCAAAAGGCTCCGTCCGGCGCCACAGGGCCGTGCCCACAGAATCAGGAAGCGTTCCAACCACGTAACCGTGGTCCTTGGACAATCAGATAACACACAAAGCAATTCGTAA
- the rpsC gene encoding 30S ribosomal protein S3 encodes MGQKTNPIGNRLGIIRGWDSNWYGGNDYGDKIAEDYKIRKYIHARLSKASVSKVIIERTLKLVTVTITTARPGIIIGKGGQEVDKLKEELKKITDKEVQINIFEIKRPELDAFLVASSIARQLESRISYRRAIKMAIAASIRMNAEGIKVMISGRLNGAEMARSESFKEGRIPLSTFRADIDYALAEAHTTYGRLGIKVWIMKGEVYGKRDLSPLVGMDKKAAGGKSDSPRGERGDRRDRGERSGKPAPRKRK; translated from the coding sequence ATGGGACAAAAGACTAATCCAATTGGAAATCGCCTTGGTATTATCAGGGGATGGGATTCAAACTGGTATGGCGGAAATGACTACGGTGACAAAATCGCCGAAGACTACAAAATCCGTAAGTACATCCACGCTCGCTTGTCGAAAGCCAGTGTTTCAAAGGTAATCATCGAGAGAACCCTTAAGCTTGTAACCGTTACTATCACCACTGCACGTCCTGGTATCATCATCGGGAAAGGCGGCCAGGAGGTAGACAAGCTGAAAGAGGAACTTAAGAAGATCACCGACAAAGAGGTTCAAATCAACATCTTTGAAATCAAGAGGCCTGAACTCGATGCTTTTCTGGTTGCGTCTAGCATCGCGCGTCAGCTCGAAAGCCGTATTTCTTACCGTCGTGCCATCAAAATGGCGATCGCTGCGTCAATCCGCATGAACGCCGAAGGTATTAAGGTAATGATCTCCGGACGTCTGAACGGTGCTGAAATGGCACGTTCGGAAAGCTTCAAAGAAGGACGTATTCCTCTGTCAACTTTCCGTGCTGACATCGATTATGCTTTGGCAGAAGCACACACGACGTATGGTCGTCTGGGCATCAAAGTATGGATCATGAAAGGTGAAGTGTATGGAAAAAGAGACCTTTCTCCTCTGGTAGGAATGGACAAGAAAGCTGCAGGCGGCAAGAGCGATTCACCACGCGGAGAGCGCGGCGATCGTCGTGACCGCGGAGAACGCAGCGGCAAACCGGCTCCACGTAAGAGAAAGTAA
- the rplP gene encoding 50S ribosomal protein L16: MLQPKRTKYRKVQKGRMKGNSMRGHELSNGMFGIKSLDSSFLTSRQIEAARIAATRYMKREGQLWIKIFPDKPITKKPLEVRMGKGKGAVEYWAAVVKPGRIMFEVGGVPISVAKEALRLAAQKLPVKTKFVIARDFEA; the protein is encoded by the coding sequence ATGTTACAGCCTAAAAGAACAAAATACCGCAAGGTACAGAAGGGTAGGATGAAGGGCAATTCCATGCGTGGGCACGAGCTCTCGAACGGAATGTTCGGCATCAAGTCCCTGGATTCTTCTTTCCTGACTTCCCGCCAAATCGAGGCAGCGCGTATCGCCGCTACCCGTTACATGAAAAGGGAAGGGCAGTTGTGGATCAAGATCTTCCCGGATAAGCCGATCACCAAGAAACCACTTGAGGTACGTATGGGTAAAGGTAAGGGTGCTGTCGAATATTGGGCAGCAGTCGTAAAGCCGGGTCGTATCATGTTTGAGGTAGGTGGTGTGCCGATTTCTGTGGCAAAAGAGGCGCTTCGTCTCGCTGCCCAGAAGCTTCCGGTGAAAACCAAGTTTGTAATCGCCCGCGATTTCGAGGCATAA
- the rpmC gene encoding 50S ribosomal protein L29 has translation MKQSEVKNLSVADLQQKLAEAKKTYNDLKMAHALSPIQNPLQIRSVRRTVARLATEIAKRELQ, from the coding sequence ATGAAACAATCAGAAGTTAAGAATCTGTCTGTTGCTGATCTCCAGCAAAAACTCGCCGAGGCGAAGAAGACGTACAACGACCTAAAGATGGCGCATGCGCTGTCCCCGATCCAAAACCCACTGCAGATCCGTTCGGTCCGCAGGACGGTTGCCCGTCTGGCAACTGAGATTGCCAAAAGAGAGTTACAATAA
- the rpsQ gene encoding 30S ribosomal protein S17 → METRNLRKERIGVVTSNKMDKSIVVAEVSKVKHPLYGKFVLKTKKYVAHDEKNDCNIGDTVRIHETRPLSKTKCWRLVEIIERAK, encoded by the coding sequence ATGGAAACAAGAAACTTAAGAAAAGAAAGAATCGGGGTCGTTACTTCCAACAAGATGGATAAGTCTATCGTGGTAGCAGAAGTATCGAAAGTAAAGCACCCGCTATACGGTAAGTTCGTATTGAAGACCAAAAAGTACGTCGCACACGACGAGAAAAACGACTGCAACATCGGTGACACCGTAAGGATCCACGAGACGCGTCCGTTGAGCAAGACGAAGTGCTGGCGTTTAGTTGAAATCATTGAAAGAGCGAAATAA
- the rplN gene encoding 50S ribosomal protein L14 — protein MVQQESRLKVADNTGAKEVLTIRVLGGTKRRYASVGDKIVVAIKDATPNGNVKKGAVSTAVVVRTKKEVRRADGSYIRFDDNACVLLNAQGEMRGTRVFGPVARELREKQFMKIVSLAPEVL, from the coding sequence ATGGTACAACAGGAATCAAGATTAAAAGTAGCAGACAACACCGGTGCTAAGGAAGTCCTTACCATCCGTGTTCTGGGAGGCACCAAAAGAAGGTATGCTTCCGTAGGCGACAAGATCGTAGTGGCCATTAAGGACGCGACTCCGAACGGAAACGTGAAGAAAGGCGCCGTATCCACAGCTGTTGTAGTGCGTACGAAAAAAGAAGTACGCCGCGCCGATGGTTCATACATCCGCTTCGATGACAACGCATGTGTACTCCTGAACGCTCAGGGCGAGATGCGCGGAACCCGTGTTTTCGGACCGGTTGCCCGTGAACTCCGTGAGAAGCAGTTCATGAAAATTGTTTCACTGGCACCTGAAGTGCTTTAA
- the rplX gene encoding 50S ribosomal protein L24: MTKLKIKSGDIVKVIAGDHKGTEGKVTRVYREKNKAIVEGVNMVSKHTKPSAKNPQGGIVKKEAPIHISNLALIDPKTKTPTRVGFKVEGDKKVRVSKKSNQVL, from the coding sequence ATGACAAAGCTTAAAATCAAATCAGGAGATATCGTAAAGGTAATCGCCGGTGACCACAAGGGAACCGAAGGTAAAGTTACCCGCGTGTACCGTGAGAAAAACAAGGCCATCGTGGAAGGCGTTAACATGGTGTCGAAACACACCAAGCCAAGCGCTAAAAACCCACAGGGTGGTATCGTGAAGAAAGAAGCGCCTATCCACATTTCAAACCTGGCGCTAATCGATCCTAAAACCAAGACACCAACCCGCGTTGGTTTCAAAGTGGAAGGTGACAAGAAGGTACGAGTATCAAAGAAATCTAATCAGGTATTATAG
- the rplE gene encoding 50S ribosomal protein L5 → MAYVPRLKQEYKDRVVAALKEEFGYKNVMQVPKLEKIVLSRGVGAAVSDKKLIDYAVEELTKITGQKAVSTISKKDVATFKLRKGMPIGAKVTLRGERMYEFLDRLVTAALPRVRDFGGIKATGFDGRGNYNLGVTEQIIFPEIDIDKVNKISGMDITFVTTAKTDKEAQSLLAELGLPFKKN, encoded by the coding sequence ATGGCTTACGTTCCAAGATTGAAACAAGAGTATAAAGACCGTGTGGTCGCTGCTCTTAAAGAAGAATTCGGTTACAAAAACGTGATGCAGGTTCCAAAACTGGAGAAAATCGTTTTGAGCCGTGGCGTCGGAGCAGCCGTTTCCGATAAGAAACTGATCGATTACGCAGTAGAAGAGCTGACGAAAATCACAGGCCAGAAGGCCGTATCGACCATCTCTAAGAAAGACGTCGCTACGTTCAAACTCCGTAAAGGAATGCCTATCGGTGCGAAAGTGACCCTTCGTGGCGAGCGTATGTACGAATTCCTGGATCGTTTGGTAACCGCAGCGTTGCCACGCGTACGTGACTTCGGCGGTATCAAAGCTACAGGCTTTGACGGTCGTGGAAACTACAACCTCGGTGTTACCGAGCAGATCATCTTCCCTGAAATCGACATCGATAAAGTGAACAAGATCTCGGGTATGGACATCACGTTCGTAACGACTGCCAAAACAGACAAGGAAGCACAATCGCTTCTCGCAGAACTAGGTTTACCTTTTAAAAAGAATTAA
- the rpsN gene encoding 30S ribosomal protein S14, translated as MAKESMKAREVKRAKTVAKYAEKRKALLEAGDYEALQKLPRNASPVRMHNRCKLTGRPRGYMRQFGISRVTFREMANQGLIPGVKKASW; from the coding sequence ATGGCCAAAGAATCAATGAAGGCCCGCGAGGTCAAAAGAGCGAAGACGGTAGCTAAGTATGCAGAGAAGCGTAAGGCGCTGCTCGAAGCAGGCGACTACGAAGCCCTGCAGAAACTGCCACGTAACGCTTCACCTGTCCGTATGCACAACCGTTGCAAACTGACCGGAAGGCCAAGAGGGTATATGCGTCAGTTCGGTATTTCGCGTGTTACATTCCGTGAAATGGCGAACCAAGGACTCATCCCTGGCGTGAAAAAAGCCAGCTGGTAA